The sequence AGAAAAAATTCAGCGGAAATGAATTTTCCCTTATCGGTATTTCCAATGTCTGGGCTGCTGGCGCAGGATATGACTTTATGAACGCAGCTGCATTTCATGACCACCTCTGCCCTGGTGTTACCAGCGGATATATGATCATAAAATATGTTGAAAAGGTCATGCCAATTACAAATCAGTCTGCGGAGACCTATATTGATATTGGATGTCCGAACTGGTGTAAGGAAGATGCATACCAAATGATCTGGGACAGTACTCCAGGTAAAAACAGTATGTATGTCATGGCTTTAAGTCCTGAAGATGAGGCAGCAGTAAAAGCAAAGTATGGCATTCGTCCTGCAGGAATTATTGTCAAATGGAATAGTGTTTCATTAAAAGGTAAGGGTATTGCCCTCGGATTTGATTTTGATACAATCAGTCAAGAATTGGGGGTTGCGAACTGGACCGGACCTGCATGGGCTCCAAAACTGGTTCAGGATATTGGCATGATGGATTATGTCGACAAACCTGAAAGTGCCATAAAAACCCTCAAAGAATTTGAGGTTGATGAAAAACTTTTAACTGAATTAAAGACAGCGGGAAACAACCCGTACAAAGTTCTGGGAATGATTTGAGAATACTGGAGTTAGGGAAAA comes from Methanospirillum hungatei and encodes:
- a CDS encoding FmdE family protein; translation: MKRMYTLLLAFCCLLLPISALAEDDLMYDLGSRAAEVGMDLLNFEPGADNILGLTNAGHAMVKGKTTEHALTGITDVSRLSNGNNNLFQVNRPNWKPLWFYFFNKDSGMAAYMEPDAAFYSMSTEDRKSLAADKAFSQISLMQVDLDKMLANPNEGNTTFNKKKFSGNEFSLIGISNVWAAGAGYDFMNAAAFHDHLCPGVTSGYMIIKYVEKVMPITNQSAETYIDIGCPNWCKEDAYQMIWDSTPGKNSMYVMALSPEDEAAVKAKYGIRPAGIIVKWNSVSLKGKGIALGFDFDTISQELGVANWTGPAWAPKLVQDIGMMDYVDKPESAIKTLKEFEVDEKLLTELKTAGNNPYKVLGMI